CGGTCGTCGCAGATCGCCGCGACGTATCGGCTCCGAGCCATCATCGCGAGCAGCAGCCCGGTGAAAAACGATCCCGTGCCGCCGAAGAGCGCGCCCCCGACGCCCGAGGACGGGGTGTGGAAAACGGGTGCTCCGACGACGAGCGCGGCGAAACAGCCGACGGGAACGGCCGCGAAACCATACCGGGCCGCGGTCGAGCCGAGGCGTTCGGGGACACCTCGCCAGCGGCCGATGGCGTACCACCCGAGGACGGCGACGACCGAGAAGACCGCAAGCGTGAGCGGATAGAGCCGGTCCATACCGGCGATTCCGGTCGTCGACGCGACGGACGGCGTGAATCCGACGGCGATGACGCTGAGGTGAACCCCGAACGCGGACCGAAAGTCGGCGTCCGGGCGAGCCACGATGGACGGGGACGGCGGTCCTGATTCGGACGTCGGGCGATCGAGCGCGCGCTCCGGGCGGGAGGACATATGGATACGCCTCGGGCCGGTCGGAACATGGGTGTTGTGGCGGTGGAGGGATCGCCACCGCACGAGACAGCGCTCGATGACCGGCATCGGGGGCTTTAACGCGCTTGCGCTCGTACCGCGGCACATGCAACTGCGCGAGGCGCTCGACGATCTCCCGGAGACGGTGTTCGCCGATCTGTTGGAGGACGACGACGCCTACCTCCTCATCGTCGACCTGCCGGGGGCGACCGCCGAAACGGTCGATATCACGGTCGACGGTGGGCGGCTGACGATCGAGGCCCGACGCGAAAAGGCCGTTCCGAAGGGATTCCGGTACGTTTCCGAGGAGCGTGACCTCTTTCTCGACGCCGAACTGCCGCTCCCGAGCGACGCGACGGGGGCCGACGCCGAGGGACGGATCGAGCGCGGGGTACTGACGCTCACCCTTCCGAAATCGTCCGCCGACGGCGGGATGAAGATCCCCATCTCGTGACGGGAGCGATCGGTCACCGATGACACGTCCGTACGAGGGTCGTAGCTGATGTTTCGAGCCTACCGACGGTTCGTCGTCGTCGCCTACCAGTTCCTGCCGCTGCTGCTCGCCTACGCCCGGGATCGAAAACGATTCGTGTTTTTCGGCGGGCGTCGACAGGTCTCCTCCGAGGTCAGACGGGCGCGTGCGCGGTCGCTGCTGAGTTCGCTGTTGACGCTGGGACCCACGTTCATCAAACTCGGCCAACTGCTCTCGACGCGACCCGACGTGTTGCCCTCAGAGTACATCGACGAGTTCGAACGCCTCCAAGACGACGTCCCGCCGGCACGGTGGGACGCGGCGAAGGCCGTCGTCGAGGCCGATCTCGGGCCGGTCGACGAGGTGTTCGAGACGTTCGACGACGAGGCGATAAGCGGCGCGAGCCTCGGGCAGGTCTACGTCGCCAGCGTCGACGGCGAAAAGGTGGCGGTGAAGGTCAGACGGCCGGGGGTCGAACCGCTCGTCGAAGCCGACCTGCGAGTCGTTCGGTGGTCGCTGCCGATCCTCATGCGATTCGTCGGGCAGGCGCGCTCGTTCTCGTTGGAGACGATCGCCGACGAATTCGAGCGGACGATCCGCGAGGAGATGGATTACCGGCGGGAGCGGGAGATGCTGGTCGAGATCCGTGAGAACTTCGCCGACAACGAGCGGATTCGTGTCCCGGCGGCCATCCCGGAGCTCTCCAGCCAGCGAGTACTGACGATGGAGTACGTCGAGGGCACGAAGAT
This genomic window from Natronomonas salsuginis contains:
- a CDS encoding Hsp20/alpha crystallin family protein, whose protein sequence is MQLREALDDLPETVFADLLEDDDAYLLIVDLPGATAETVDITVDGGRLTIEARREKAVPKGFRYVSEERDLFLDAELPLPSDATGADAEGRIERGVLTLTLPKSSADGGMKIPIS